Proteins from a genomic interval of Verrucomicrobium sp.:
- a CDS encoding efflux transporter outer membrane subunit, which yields MKARLLFLSALLLAGCMVGPDYRRPDPLPPGAPLPEGYKEVPPQGQAGEIPWKPAAPRDAQPRGKWWEIYGDSELNALEEKVTLNNQNIAAAEAQYRQARAAVRVANSALYPTVNFGPSLTNSRGSTTIGKGAADNSAPSNTVYNLPVQLTYVVDVWGQVRRQAEEGVANAQNAAALLENARLSYQAELAQDWFSLHGSDSQIALLQDTISSYEKYLVLTENLYKSGVDSAQSVAQAKAQLEQARVTLLDTQLARAQYEHAIAILVGVPPAQFALPAALLAGKPPALPPGVPAALLERRPDIAAQERSVASANAAIGVATAGYYPQINLNGSVGPQSSYAEKLFTWPSLVWSVGPSLLQPLYNAGLNHAQVVQARAAYDASVATYRQTVLTAFQQVEDDLVGLRFLEAEETAEMKAVEAANKSLQIATNAYKAGTQSYLDVIVAQNVALTNQQNAITIRNRRMNTSVLLIQALGGGWDAGQLPSRQEVSTLPKEPAKP from the coding sequence ATGAAGGCGCGCCTTCTTTTCCTAAGCGCCCTCCTCCTGGCGGGCTGCATGGTGGGGCCGGACTACCGCCGCCCGGATCCCCTGCCACCCGGCGCGCCGCTGCCGGAGGGGTATAAGGAAGTTCCCCCCCAGGGACAGGCCGGAGAGATCCCCTGGAAACCCGCCGCCCCCCGCGACGCCCAGCCGCGCGGAAAATGGTGGGAAATCTACGGCGATTCCGAGCTGAACGCCCTGGAGGAAAAGGTCACCCTCAACAACCAGAACATCGCCGCGGCGGAGGCCCAATACCGGCAGGCCCGCGCCGCCGTCCGCGTGGCGAACAGCGCCCTCTACCCGACGGTCAACTTCGGCCCCAGCCTGACGAACTCGCGCGGCTCCACCACCATCGGCAAGGGCGCCGCGGACAACTCCGCCCCCTCCAACACCGTCTACAACCTCCCGGTCCAGCTCACCTACGTCGTCGACGTCTGGGGCCAGGTCCGCCGCCAGGCGGAAGAAGGCGTGGCCAACGCCCAGAACGCCGCCGCCCTCCTGGAAAACGCCCGCCTCTCCTACCAGGCGGAACTGGCGCAGGACTGGTTCAGCCTCCACGGGAGCGATTCCCAGATCGCTCTCCTGCAGGACACCATCTCCTCCTACGAAAAATACCTCGTTCTGACGGAAAACCTCTACAAGAGCGGCGTCGACTCCGCCCAATCCGTCGCCCAGGCCAAGGCCCAGCTGGAGCAGGCCCGCGTCACCCTGCTGGACACGCAGCTGGCCCGGGCGCAGTACGAGCACGCCATCGCCATCCTCGTCGGCGTGCCGCCCGCGCAATTCGCCCTGCCCGCCGCCCTGTTGGCCGGCAAGCCTCCCGCCCTGCCGCCGGGCGTCCCCGCCGCGCTCCTGGAGCGCCGCCCGGACATCGCCGCGCAGGAACGGTCCGTGGCCTCCGCCAACGCCGCCATCGGCGTGGCCACCGCCGGCTACTACCCGCAGATCAACCTCAACGGCAGCGTCGGCCCGCAAAGCTCCTACGCGGAAAAACTCTTCACCTGGCCCAGCTTGGTCTGGTCGGTCGGTCCCTCCCTCCTTCAGCCCCTCTACAACGCGGGGCTAAACCACGCCCAGGTCGTCCAGGCCCGCGCCGCCTATGACGCCTCCGTGGCCACCTACCGCCAGACCGTCCTCACCGCCTTCCAGCAGGTGGAGGACGACCTGGTCGGCCTCCGCTTCCTGGAGGCGGAGGAAACGGCGGAGATGAAGGCCGTCGAGGCGGCCAACAAGTCCCTCCAGATCGCCACCAACGCCTACAAGGCGGGCACCCAGAGCTACCTGGACGTCATCGTCGCGCAGAACGTCGCCCTGACCAACCAGCAGAACGCCATCACCATCCGCAACCGGCGGATGAACACCAGCGTCCTCCTCATCCAGGCCCTGGGCGGCGGCTGGGACGCCGGGCAGCTCCCCTCCCGGCAGGAGGTCTCCACCTTGCCGAAGGAACCGGCCAAGCCTTGA
- a CDS encoding efflux RND transporter permease subunit, whose amino-acid sequence MAGFTGGGAGNSANIFITLKPRSERPSAEEVIDRLRPKLQTISGASLYLQPQQDIRVGGRGGNSLYQYTLVSDEVGEVTAWAPKLLAELKQSPVLTDPNSDQQIGGRQTYLTFDRDTAARLGITAKQIDNTLYGAYGQALVSTMYADNNQYHVVMEVAPQYAGEPETLRDLYVRSPGGQMVPLSSFARYETSVAPLAIRHQGPFPSVTLSFGVTRGKSLGDAVKVLENAKAKIGFPATIRAGFAGTAQAFQSSLKDEPILILASLGVIYIVLGMLYENTFHPLTILSTLPSAGVGACLALWVTHTELSLIAIIGVILLIGIVKKNAILMIDFAITAERDHGRSPREAIEEACHLRFRPILMTTMAAMLGAVPLACAAGIGSELRRPLGIAIIGGLALSQLLTLYTTPVVYLALDRLRLSWRRRLGLSLKPAEAAA is encoded by the coding sequence GTGGCGGGATTCACCGGGGGCGGCGCGGGGAACAGCGCCAACATCTTCATCACGCTCAAGCCGCGCAGCGAGCGGCCCTCGGCGGAGGAAGTCATCGACCGCCTGCGCCCCAAGCTGCAGACCATCTCCGGAGCCTCCCTCTACCTCCAGCCGCAACAGGACATCCGCGTGGGGGGACGCGGGGGAAACTCCCTCTACCAATACACCCTGGTGAGCGACGAGGTCGGCGAAGTGACCGCCTGGGCCCCGAAACTGCTGGCCGAACTCAAGCAGTCCCCCGTCCTGACCGACCCGAACAGCGACCAGCAGATCGGCGGCCGGCAGACCTACCTCACCTTCGACCGGGACACCGCCGCCCGCCTGGGCATCACGGCCAAGCAAATCGACAACACCCTCTACGGCGCCTACGGCCAGGCCCTGGTCTCCACCATGTACGCGGACAACAACCAATACCACGTGGTGATGGAAGTGGCCCCGCAATACGCCGGGGAGCCGGAAACGCTGCGCGACCTCTACGTCCGCTCTCCCGGCGGCCAGATGGTGCCCCTTTCCTCCTTCGCCCGCTATGAGACAAGCGTCGCCCCTCTGGCCATCCGGCACCAGGGGCCCTTCCCCTCCGTCACCCTTTCCTTCGGCGTCACGCGGGGGAAGTCCCTGGGCGACGCCGTGAAGGTCCTGGAAAATGCCAAGGCGAAGATCGGCTTCCCCGCCACCATCCGCGCGGGCTTCGCCGGGACGGCCCAGGCCTTCCAAAGCTCCCTGAAGGACGAGCCGATCCTCATCCTCGCCTCCCTGGGGGTCATCTACATCGTCCTGGGCATGCTCTACGAAAACACCTTCCATCCCCTCACCATCCTCTCCACCCTGCCCTCCGCCGGCGTCGGCGCTTGCCTGGCCCTCTGGGTGACGCATACCGAGCTGAGCCTCATCGCCATCATCGGCGTCATCCTCCTCATCGGCATCGTGAAGAAGAACGCCATCCTCATGATCGACTTCGCCATCACGGCGGAGCGCGACCACGGCCGCTCCCCGCGGGAGGCGATCGAGGAAGCCTGCCACCTCCGCTTCCGCCCCATCCTGATGACGACGATGGCCGCCATGCTCGGCGCCGTCCCCCTGGCCTGCGCGGCGGGCATCGGTTCCGAGCTGCGGCGGCCCCTGGGCATCGCCATCATCGGCGGCCTGGCCCTGAGCCAGCTTTTGACCCTGTACACCACCCCCGTCGTCTATCTGGCGCTCGACCGGCTGCGGCTGAGCTGGCGGCGGCGCCTGGGCCTCTCCCTGAAACCCGCGGAGGCCGCGGCATGA
- a CDS encoding efflux RND transporter permease subunit: MNPSRFFIERPVATTLLMVAVLLAGGLGFTQLPVSALPQVDYPTIQVLTFYPGASPEVMASSVTAPLERQFGQVPGLQQMTSISSFGSSVITLQFNLNLNVDVAEQQIQQSINSAGTYLPANLPNPPIYSKSNPADAPILTLALTSDVLPLSKVEDLVDTRLAQKISQISGVGLVTLSGGQKPAVRVQLNPTQLAFYRLNLEDVRNAISAANVNAAKGSFDGPSQTYQIGANDQLLDAQSYADLVIAYRNSAPVRLSDVAEVKMGAQDVRQAAWMDRTPAVIVNIQRQPGANVIAVVDRIKQLLPKLRQTLPASVNLQVLIDRTTTIRASVHDVEFELFLTITLVVLVIFLFLRSVAATIIPSVAVPLSLVGTFGVMYLCGFSLNNLSLMALTISTGFVVDDAIVMIENISRYIEEGESPFQAALKGSAQIGFTIVSLTVSLIAVLIPLLFMGDIVGRLFREFAITLSVTILVSAVVSLTLTPMMCARLLRRVPEEKQSRFYHWSEQAFERVIAAYGRTLQWVLARQPLTLLVALATLVLTVALYAVAPKSFFPLQDTGVIQGISEAPQSVSFPAMTERQKALADVILQDPAVESLSSFIGIDGLNLTLNSGRFQINLKPLDQRDASAADVIARLQEKAARVPGISLYMQPVQDLTVDDRVSRTAYQYTLEDPDQKELNVWAPKLLARLRQCPELRDVASDQLTDGLRASIQFDRDTASRLGVSATTLDNTLYDAFGQRLVSTMFTQLNQYYVVMEVKPEFRRDPAALNQIYINSSSSSSTGQAAQQTGASSTNPTANLSSATAPSLANQAPASLGIPLGAFARWDVLSGPLTVNHQGQFPVVTLSFNLAPGAALGEAVEAIKKAEKEIRMPGSIDAAFQGTAQAFQNSLKNEPLLILAALITVYIVLGVLYESYIHPITILSTLPSAGVGAILALLLFRTPLGLVALIGIILLIGIVKKNAIMMVDFALDAQRKEGKSPEEAIYQGCLLRFRPIMMTTLAALFGALPLALGGGMGSELRRPLGITIIGGLLVSQVLTLYTTPVIYLWFDRLARRRKGGAA, from the coding sequence GTGAACCCCTCCCGCTTCTTCATCGAGCGGCCGGTGGCCACCACCCTGCTGATGGTGGCGGTGCTCCTGGCCGGCGGCCTCGGCTTCACCCAGCTGCCGGTCTCCGCCCTCCCGCAGGTCGACTACCCCACCATCCAGGTCCTCACGTTCTATCCCGGCGCCAGCCCGGAAGTGATGGCCTCCTCCGTCACCGCGCCGCTGGAGCGGCAATTCGGCCAGGTGCCCGGGCTCCAGCAGATGACCTCCATCAGCTCCTTCGGCAGCTCCGTCATCACCCTCCAGTTCAACCTGAACCTGAACGTCGACGTGGCTGAGCAGCAGATCCAGCAGTCGATCAACAGCGCCGGCACCTACCTCCCCGCCAACCTTCCCAACCCGCCCATCTACAGCAAGAGCAACCCCGCCGACGCGCCGATCCTCACCCTGGCCCTCACCTCCGACGTGCTGCCGCTCTCCAAGGTGGAGGATCTGGTCGACACCCGCCTCGCGCAAAAGATCTCCCAGATCTCCGGCGTGGGCCTGGTGACGCTCAGCGGCGGGCAGAAACCCGCCGTCCGCGTCCAGCTCAACCCCACCCAGCTGGCCTTCTACCGCCTGAACCTGGAAGACGTCCGCAACGCCATCTCCGCGGCCAACGTGAACGCGGCCAAGGGCAGCTTCGACGGCCCCTCCCAGACCTACCAGATCGGCGCCAACGACCAGCTCCTGGACGCCCAGAGCTACGCCGACCTGGTCATCGCCTACCGGAACAGCGCCCCCGTCCGCCTCTCCGACGTGGCGGAGGTGAAGATGGGCGCGCAGGACGTGCGGCAGGCCGCCTGGATGGACCGCACCCCGGCGGTCATCGTCAACATCCAGCGCCAGCCGGGGGCCAACGTCATCGCCGTCGTCGACCGGATCAAGCAGCTCCTGCCCAAGCTGCGCCAGACCCTCCCCGCCTCCGTCAACCTGCAGGTCCTCATCGACCGCACGACGACCATCCGCGCCTCCGTCCACGACGTCGAGTTCGAGCTCTTCCTCACCATCACCCTCGTCGTCCTCGTCATCTTCCTCTTCCTGCGCAGCGTGGCCGCCACGATCATCCCCAGCGTGGCGGTGCCCCTCTCCCTCGTCGGCACCTTCGGAGTCATGTACCTCTGCGGCTTCTCCCTCAACAACCTCTCCCTCATGGCCCTGACCATCTCCACCGGCTTCGTGGTGGACGACGCCATCGTCATGATCGAGAACATCTCCCGCTACATCGAAGAGGGGGAGTCCCCCTTCCAGGCGGCGCTGAAGGGCTCGGCGCAGATCGGCTTCACCATCGTCTCCCTGACCGTCTCCCTCATCGCCGTCCTCATCCCCCTCCTCTTCATGGGGGACATCGTCGGCCGCCTCTTCCGGGAATTCGCCATCACCCTTTCCGTCACCATCCTCGTCTCCGCCGTCGTCTCCCTCACCCTCACGCCGATGATGTGCGCCCGGCTCCTGCGCCGCGTGCCGGAGGAAAAGCAGAGCCGCTTCTACCATTGGTCGGAGCAGGCCTTCGAGCGGGTCATCGCCGCCTACGGACGGACGCTGCAATGGGTGCTGGCCCGCCAGCCCCTCACCCTCCTCGTCGCCCTGGCCACCCTGGTCCTCACCGTCGCCCTCTACGCCGTCGCGCCGAAGAGCTTCTTCCCCCTCCAGGACACCGGCGTCATCCAGGGCATCTCGGAGGCGCCCCAGTCCGTCTCCTTCCCCGCCATGACGGAGCGCCAAAAGGCCCTGGCCGACGTCATCCTGCAGGACCCCGCCGTGGAGAGCCTCTCCTCCTTCATTGGCATCGACGGCCTCAACCTGACCCTCAACAGCGGGCGCTTCCAGATCAACCTCAAGCCCCTGGACCAGCGGGACGCCTCCGCCGCGGACGTGATCGCCCGCCTGCAGGAAAAGGCCGCCCGCGTGCCCGGCATCTCCCTCTACATGCAGCCCGTGCAGGACCTGACCGTCGACGACCGGGTCAGCCGCACCGCCTACCAATACACCCTGGAAGACCCCGATCAAAAGGAGCTGAACGTCTGGGCCCCCAAGCTCCTGGCCCGCCTCCGCCAATGCCCGGAACTGCGCGACGTGGCCAGCGACCAGCTGACCGACGGGCTGCGCGCCTCCATCCAGTTCGACCGCGACACCGCCTCCCGCCTGGGGGTGAGCGCCACCACGCTGGACAACACCCTCTACGACGCCTTCGGCCAACGGCTCGTCTCCACCATGTTCACCCAGCTCAACCAATACTACGTGGTCATGGAGGTGAAGCCCGAGTTTCGCCGCGACCCCGCCGCCCTCAACCAAATTTACATCAATTCCTCCAGCTCCTCCTCCACCGGCCAGGCGGCGCAGCAGACCGGCGCCTCCTCCACCAACCCCACCGCCAACCTCTCCTCCGCCACCGCGCCCTCCCTGGCCAACCAGGCCCCCGCCTCCCTGGGCATCCCGCTGGGAGCCTTCGCCCGCTGGGACGTCCTCTCCGGTCCGCTCACCGTCAACCACCAGGGGCAATTCCCCGTCGTCACCCTTTCCTTCAACCTGGCCCCCGGCGCCGCCCTGGGCGAGGCGGTGGAGGCCATCAAGAAAGCGGAGAAGGAGATCCGCATGCCCGGCAGCATCGACGCCGCCTTCCAGGGCACCGCGCAGGCCTTCCAAAACTCCCTCAAGAACGAGCCCCTCCTCATCCTGGCCGCGCTCATCACCGTCTACATCGTCCTGGGCGTCCTCTACGAAAGCTACATCCACCCCATCACCATCCTCTCCACCCTCCCCTCCGCGGGCGTCGGCGCGATCCTGGCCCTCCTCCTCTTCCGCACGCCGCTGGGCCTGGTCGCCTTGATCGGCATCATCCTCCTCATCGGCATCGTGAAGAAGAACGCCATCATGATGGTCGACTTCGCCCTCGACGCGCAGCGCAAGGAGGGGAAATCCCCGGAGGAAGCCATCTACCAGGGCTGCCTCCTGCGCTTCCGCCCCATCATGATGACCACCCTGGCCGCCCTCTTCGGCGCGCTGCCGCTGGCCCTGGGCGGCGGCATGGGCTCCGAGCTGCGCCGCCCCCTGGGCATCACCATCATCGGCGGCCTCCTCGTCAGCCAAGTCCTGACCCTCTACACCACCCCGGTCATCTACCTCTGGTTCGACCGCCTGGCCCGCCGCCGGAAGGGGGGCGCGGCATGA
- a CDS encoding MdtA/MuxA family multidrug efflux RND transporter periplasmic adaptor subunit produces MNNPPPPPQALPAPPPPKRRGWIWIVLLLLLGGGAAWYFLHGSDAPAKRRRHKMSAETPSVVGMKVTKGDVHVYQNGLGAVTPLYTVTVRSRVDGQLMKIFYTEGQSVKEGDPLAEIDTRPYQAALDQAKGQLERDKALLANAKVDLERYKTLWAQDSIPQQTLATQQATVAQDVATIASDEAAVETAQLNLTYCHIIAPITGRVGLRLVDPGNMVHSSDTSGLLVITQVQPITVIFPLAEDVLPPILRRFNAHEKLVVDAFDREMRRKLAQGSLLSIDNQIDTTTGTLKLRALFPNEDNALFPNQFVNARLLVEQHAGATLAPTAAVQRGPQGLFVYLAQPDGTVTLRPVKTGVTEGENVEVLDGLSPGDTVVTEGVDQLKDGGKVNLQLK; encoded by the coding sequence TTGAATAATCCGCCGCCACCCCCGCAAGCCCTCCCCGCTCCGCCGCCGCCCAAGCGGCGGGGATGGATCTGGATCGTCCTGCTCCTCCTTTTGGGAGGCGGGGCGGCCTGGTATTTTCTGCACGGCTCCGACGCCCCCGCCAAACGCCGCCGCCACAAAATGAGCGCGGAGACTCCCTCCGTCGTCGGCATGAAGGTGACGAAGGGGGACGTTCACGTCTACCAGAACGGCCTCGGCGCGGTGACGCCCCTCTACACCGTCACCGTGCGGAGCCGCGTCGACGGGCAGCTGATGAAGATCTTCTACACGGAGGGTCAGTCCGTGAAGGAAGGCGATCCCCTGGCGGAGATCGACACCCGCCCCTACCAGGCCGCTCTGGACCAGGCCAAGGGGCAGCTGGAGCGGGACAAGGCCCTCTTGGCCAACGCCAAAGTCGACCTGGAGCGGTACAAGACCCTGTGGGCGCAGGACTCGATTCCCCAGCAGACGCTGGCCACCCAGCAGGCCACCGTGGCCCAGGACGTGGCCACCATCGCCAGCGACGAGGCCGCCGTCGAAACGGCGCAGCTCAACCTCACCTACTGCCACATCATCGCGCCGATCACCGGCCGCGTCGGCCTGCGCCTCGTCGATCCGGGCAACATGGTCCACTCCAGCGACACCAGCGGTCTTTTGGTCATCACCCAGGTGCAGCCGATCACCGTCATCTTCCCCCTGGCGGAGGACGTGCTGCCGCCCATCCTGCGCCGCTTCAACGCGCATGAGAAGCTGGTCGTCGACGCCTTCGACCGGGAGATGCGGCGGAAGCTGGCCCAGGGCTCCCTCCTCTCCATCGACAACCAGATCGACACCACCACCGGCACGCTCAAGCTGCGCGCGCTCTTTCCCAACGAGGACAACGCCCTCTTCCCCAACCAGTTCGTCAACGCCCGCCTCCTGGTGGAGCAGCATGCGGGCGCCACCCTGGCCCCCACGGCCGCCGTGCAGCGCGGGCCGCAGGGTCTCTTCGTCTACCTGGCGCAGCCGGACGGCACCGTCACCCTCCGCCCGGTCAAGACGGGCGTGACGGAGGGCGAGAACGTCGAGGTCCTCGACGGCCTCTCCCCCGGCGACACCGTGGTGACAGAGGGCGTGGACCAGCTCAAGGACGGCGGCAAGGTCAACCTGCAGCTGAAGTGA